A part of Ammospiza caudacuta isolate bAmmCau1 chromosome 5, bAmmCau1.pri, whole genome shotgun sequence genomic DNA contains:
- the ATF4 gene encoding cyclic AMP-dependent transcription factor ATF-4, which produces MSFLNNEMLLGDSISPFSQPCSVAEESLGLLDDYLEVAEPLGSHGFSSDKAKAVSSNWLAVDSLGNTIDSSQEDAFSGMEWMVEKMDLKEFDFDALLGMEHLEATVSPDELMATLEDTCDLFNATIQEFHNKELPLMNNIITHVPESPVGADPMAPLASLWSFPLSPGSLTSTSDHSFSLELGSEVDVLEGERKREYPTVVVVITKSEKEDENHSDDSGICMSPDSYLGTPQHSPSNSLGSPNGNQFPADAPCGSVRSKPYDHPAEKVVSAKVKGEKKIDKKLKKMEQNKTAATRYRQKKRAEQEALSGECRELEQKNQALKEKADSLSKEIQYLKDLIEEVRKAKGKRARVPE; this is translated from the exons ATGAGCTTCTTGAACAACGAGATGCTGTTGGGGGATTCAATATCCCCCTTCAGCCAGCCGTGTTCGGTGGCTGAGGAAAGTCTGGGACTCCTAGATGACTACCTGGAGGTGGCCGAGCCCCTCGGTTCGCATGGGTTCTCCAGCGACAAGGCTAAGGCAGTCTCCTCCAATTGGCTTGCTGTGGACAGTTTAGGCAACACCATAGATAGCAGTCAGG AGGATGCCTTCTCTGGCATGGAGTGGATGGTGGAGAAGATGGATCTGAAGGAATTTGATTTTGATGCCCTGTTAGGTATGGAACATCTGGAAGCCACCGTCTCACCAGACGAGCTGATGGCCACGTTGGAAGACACGTGTGATCTATTTAATGCTACCATCCAGGAATTTCACAACAAAGAACTTCCACTGATGAATAACATAATCACCCATGTCCCCGAATCCCCCGTTGGAGCAGATCCAATGGCCCCATTGGCTTCCCTTTGgtcttttcccctttcccctggGTCTCTCACTTCCACTTCAGACCACTCATTTAGTTTAGAGCTAGGAAGTGAAGTGGATGTTctggaaggagaaagaaagcGGGAGTACCCCACTGTGGTGGTGGTGATCACCAAGTCTGAGAAAGAGGATGAGAACCACTCAGATGATAGTGGGATATGCATGAGCCCAGACTCCTACCTGGGAACCCCCCAACACAGCCCCTCCAATTCACTTGGATCCCCCAATGGCAACCAGTTCCCTGCAGATGCCCCTTGTGGCTCTGTGCGGTCCAAACCCTACGATCATCCTGCAGAGAAGGTAGTGTCAGCTAAGgtgaaaggagaaaagaaaatcgATAAGAAACTAAAAAAGATGGAGCAGAATAAAACTGCTGCTACGCGTTACCGGCAGAAAAAGAGGGCGGAACAGGAGGCACTGTCTGGGGAGTGCAGAGAGTTGGAGCAGAAAAACCAGGCCCTGAAGGAGAAAGCAGATTCCCTTAGTAAGGAAATTCAGTACTTAAAAGATCTGATAGAAGAGGTCCGCAAGGCCAAGGGCAAAAGAGCAAGAGTCCCCGAGTAG
- the RPS19BP1 gene encoding active regulator of SIRT1: MSASLLRRGLELLEPPGRAKAPPGLQRGRAGPRTAGAARRRKRAPEPGRNKATVKGRVVKSAIEEYHKKKPVNHLRENLQYMLKGRLVADKAVTEQVLAQNRGRKSKDQPPEKTEKKKPEGTVFTEEDFRKFEREYFGIP; this comes from the exons ATGTCGGCCTCGCTGCTGCGGCGcggcctggagctgctggagccgcCGG GCCGGGCGAAGGCGCCGCCGGGACTCCAACGAGGCCGGGCCGGCCCCAGGACGGCGGGCGCGGCGAGGCGGAGGAAGAGGGCTCCGGAGCCCGGCAGGAACAAGGCCACGGTCAAGGGCAGAGTCGTGAAGTCGGCGATAG AGGAGTACCATAAGAAGAAGCCTGTGAATCACTTGAGAGAAAACCTGCAGTACATGTTAAAGGGACGACTTGTTGCAGACAAAGCTGTCACAGAACAA GTTCTTGCTCAGAACAGAGGCAGGAAGTCCAAAGATCAGCCTCCagagaagacagaaaagaagaaGCCCGAAGGCACTGTGTTTACTGAGGAAGATTTCCGTAAATTTGAGAGGGAATACTTTGGGATCCCATAA